The genome window GGTTACAAAAATTACTGTGATTTTAGAAGAAGTGGTTACAGAAGCAACATACAACCACACATTTGTAACTTGAGTGAGAATGTTGAAGACATTGCAAAATTGTGACTAATGTGCTGCCTTTCAACCTTCAGTCTTCCAGACATAATCCTTACATTATTTTTGGTACAACTTTTCCAACTTTAATTTCTGTTAGACTGTAACTTTACCTTTCATGTAAAGAGCTGACCTTCTTTCAGAATATCTCATATGTATTCTGTGTAACAGAAAAGCAATGAGCACGTTATTGCACTAGAAGCAAGAGACTGAAAAATACATTTAGCTATCAGCTATCAGCTGATAAAGTcaccggtcttctgactggtttgattcatcccgccgtctccagccatcctgatttaggttttccgtgatttccctaaaatcgtttccggcaaattccgggatggttcctttgaaagggcacagccgatttccttccccatccttccctaacacgagattgcgttccgtctctaatgacctcgttgtcgacgggacgttaaaaaaaaaaaatcggcccgccacgaattctcctcctgtgccaacctcttcatctcagagtagcacttgcaacctatgtcctcaattattttctagaTGAGaaccaatctctctcttcctctacaattttcaccctctaaagctccctctattacgatgcaagttattccctgatgtcttacagTAACAGGtgtcctactatcctgtcccttcttctcagtgttttcactTTACtcctttcgtcgccgattctgtagagaacctaattccttacctaatcagtccacctaattttcagcattcttctccagCACAACAGCTAAGATGCTTCGATACTCATCTTTTTTGGTTtttccagagtccatgtttcactgcatacaatgctgagctccaaacgtacaatctcagaaagttctccctcaaattaagggctatgtttggtactagaagacttctcttgtccagtaaAGCCCTTTTTGTCAGTCtactctacttttgatgtcctccttgctccgtccgtcgttcgTTGTTTtgatgcctaagtagcagaattcaataacttcatctactccgtgatcatcaatcctgatgctatgtttctcgcttttctcatttctactacttctcattattttcgtctttcttcgacttactctcaaaccGCATTCTtcactcattagacggttcatttcattcagcagattctTCAGTTCTTCTTGCCTTTCACTGAGAATAACAATGGCATCAGCGAATGATATCGTTGACATCCTTTGACCAAGAATTTTAactccacttttgaacctttcctttatttccctcaTCGTTTCATTGATGTATAGATTGCACAATAGAGGCGAAAGAtctacatgcctgtcttacaccctttttaatccgtgaaCTTCGTTCTCCGTTTGTCACTCTtattcttcttgtacatattgtatactatccGTCTATTcctgtagcttacccatatttctttcagaatttcgaacacctagcACCAGatgacaaatcctgtgaatgtgtcttgatttttatttagtcttgcttctattatcaaccgcaatatcagagtaacctctctggtacctttaccattcctgaagccaaactgatcgtcatctaacacgtcctcaatctCCTTTTCCATTCTCTGTATActaatcttgtcagcaacttggatgcatgagttgtttacttgtctgtgcgataattctcaccctTTTCAGCTCTTGCTATTTTCAGAAATGtggggatgatgtttttccgaaagtcagatggcatatcgtcagtctacacaccaacttgacTAGTCATTTTGTTACTACTTCCCCCAataatattagaaattctgatggaatgttatgtatcctttCTGCGTTATTCGaacttaagtcgtccaaagctgttttaaattgtgGCTTTTCTAATACTTGGATACGCTACCTCTTCTTTAtctactactgtttcttcttctatcacaacaaACAAGTCTTCCCTCTCGTGgaggacttcagtgtactcttttcacctatcagTTCTCTCCCCTGGATTTAACAGAGAAATTCTCAGTGCACTCGTGATGTTACCACCCTCGCTTCTAATTTCAcccaagattgttttgactttactaaatgctgagtcagtccttctaccGACTGCCATTGCTtttccgaatggttcaaatggctctgagcactatgggactcaacatcttaggtcataagtcccctagaacttagaactacttaaacctaactaacctaaggacatcacacacacccatgcccgaggcaggattcgaacctgcgaccgtagcggtcccgcggttccggactgcagcgccagaaccgcacggccaccgcggctggctttcttttccgatttctttacatttttcaagcagccatttcgcctttacttccctgcactttctctttatttaattcctaagtgatttgtgtctctatattcccgaatttccctgaacattcatgtacttccttctttcatcgatcagctgtatttcttctgttatccacggtttcttcgcagttactttctttttattttcctgtACTATATTTTGTTCATAAGATGTAATTATTCATTTTTATAGACTCTTGGGAACATTCTGATTTATACGGGCTGTGGTTGAGAAATTGCGCATCAGTGTATCGGTTGTGTCGTTTTCAAAGGAAACGATTTAGGTCAGCTAAGGAAAAATTCAGTCTGAACGACAAGACGTAGAATCGGTTCTCGGCTCTCTCGGAGTCCGGTGTTTTATCCACTAGGCCAGCTCGTTCGCTCTCACTGTATTAGAGATTGTTGTCTTTAGAGCAGTAATATATGTGACTTCGATTAATGGTACTACAGGAATCGATCAattgaatgtgtgtgtgcgtgtctgtgtgtgtgtgtgtgtgtgtgtgtgtgttgtgtttgtgtgtgtgtctgtgtctgtgtgtgtgtgtttacatgtGTTTGTTCCTGTGGTAGGTGTTCTTGTGTTTGATGGCACACAAAAATCACTGTTGACCGTTTGTTGCACGGACATACCTGAGCAAACGTTGGTGCGTTTGAATGCACTGGCACAGCTGGTTATACATGTTATCGTGAAAATTCGTCTGTCTGCCTACTACAATTCTACAGCTGGCAGACGCTGCTACATCTGGTCGCAAAGCCTTGATGCGGGCATTGAGAATCCTAAACTGCACCACTGTGTGAATCATGACGACGGCGAAAAAGCAATCGATGGTGACGCCCACGAAGGTGATGAACATCGACGATAAGCACTGCAGAGTGTACAAGAGGGCGTACAGGTAGACACTGGTGGTGTCGGCGCCCGGCACCTGCACGAACGGCAGTTTCCGCTGCCCAGGGTAGGCGATCAGTGGCATCGGCAGCCAGATACCGCCCTGCAGGAATAGGTAGCCGTACGCGAGCAGCGTGATGTACACCGCCTTCCTGTGCGACGCCTTGAACATAGCTCGCAGGCTCTCGTCCGAGGCGCAGAACTCCTTTTGGGCAGATACCAGCTGGTCCGTACGGCGCACCAGCACATTGAACATGGGCCGCCGACGAATGAAGAACGCGAGCTTGACGAAGCCGCCACAGACGGACAGTATGTGGATGAGGGCCATGGTGACCTCCTGCAGATCGCTCCAGCTGACGCAGACGCCCGTCAGGTCCTGCGCCAGCCCTCCGAGGCCCATCGCGAATATGAAGACCGTGTAGGCATGGAAGAGAGCCGAGCCGGGCAACGGCCACACCCCCCACACGTTCAGCTGGCGGATGTTGTACTTCAGCACAGAGTCTGCAGTGTCTCCCCACGTGAGAACGTCTCCTTCCGTCGCCTCGTCATGTGTGTTTCTGCGCTCCATTTTAGTCTTGGCAATAATAGGGTGGATCATAAAACCTAGTTTAGGCCCGCCTATGTTAACCAGGTCAGCGTCTTAACGTAGATTAATCCATCTACAAAGCCTACTCGTCCTTTACGAAAGAAAACTTCATAAACTTTTCTCGTCTCTTCGCTGTTCTCTAGAAACCTGTTATTCTGCCtcgaaaaaaaagagagaatacgACTTCCGAACGCCGCAGCTTCTAATTAGTAGCATAGAATGTAATAATGGAAGGTACACTGCGGCATTAAACGCGGTATAATACGGAGGTAAGCTTAAAATTCTGTGCGATATTTATAAAAGGCACGGCATAGCAAGCTTCGTGCCTCAGTGGAGTTAATAACAAGTTTCAAATCAAACAGAATATACGTGCACGGGCAGATCTTTTGTTCACACACTGTGAAACTCTTAAAGAATAAACAAAGGCTTTATATCCGCCGTTTACATTTCTGTAATACGCTTACCCTTAATTAGAGGGTTTTCAGCGAGTAAATATTTCAGCGGGTGATGAAGCGATCGTTTCGGTAGTTCTGTGTGAAATATTTCATGTGCACGTGCTTAAAGGATCGGAAAACATCTGCATCTGGAGAACAGGTAAAGGTGGTCTTATCCAGAGACTCTGGTTCCATGGACACGTTTTTGATATGTTGacaaaacaaaggaaaatatgAATGCGTTATACATCAGGTCACACACTGAACACCTTAACATCAATTCCTTGCATGCGTTTCGCTTTCCTTGACATACAAATTCGTGTCAAGCATTAATAGTTTAAGAAAAGAGATACTGGTATCGAGAAAGTTAACTAATATTTCTAGATCATGGCGAACACACTACCAGTAGTATAAACTTCTGTAATCAAAGGACTAGGGAGGtcatagaaagcaaaagaaaaataagaataaacCGACGAACTTAACGCAATACACTAGAAAACACAAACCTAAGGAATTCAGTGGTTCTGTTGGTAATGTAAAACGCAAAATTTGGCAAGGAAAACTGATGAAACGTTGCACGATTAGTAATGGCCTTGGGTAAGCGTCGTTGTCTTGTCAAGTTAGTGTCGCTCGGTTTTGAGTCCCTACAGCGCATAATATACTGCATCCAAATGAAAAGTAACAGCGACTTTATTTCTGTTATCAAATGATAAGTTACCATATGTGCACTTGGTCTATCTGGAATTCTATGGAGTCTAGTGAATATACGAACCGTAGTGCAAGCATGATATTAAGACAAGATATTCAACGTAAATTTTCATTGGGATCTATAGAAGACTTGTCGAGAAGCACAAGGAGCTCTACCAATACCACATAAAAATTAATAACAGTGGAAATGCTGAGTTATAGTCTGGCAGCAAAAACAAATGTAATGTCAATATTAAAACCGTGTCAATCATCATAGTATTTACTTGTTGGTACCACGATGTCAACTTAGGTCGATTCATAAAATTCTTGACGTCTTGCTTGTACAACTCTTCCTCGTGCTCCCTTCACGCACCTGCTACGTATTTCAAACCTTATAAGTTTTTAAGTTTCCAAAATAATGATTAACATTCCGGACACAAAGTCAGATTTTTTTGGGACTATTTCTTTCTCGGTTACAAGTtcctttcattcattttatttagaTTCATCGCACCTGTTTCTAATTTCATTCCTAGGGAATATACATTATATGATCGGAAGTATCAGGATACCTGTTAATGAAGATTAATATTGAGGTTTCTCTACCCGTTTCCGGGTACATATTGaacgaggtgtctgaatatctgtggagggacAGAGCCAATTCTTCTTCAAGAGATGAAACCAAAGACggtagtgacgttggacgctgGATTCTCGAGCGAATCAACGTTGTAATTGAGTAAGAACTCTGTGCAAatgagtccatttcaggaatattactgtccacaaaccactgagTCACTCATGCTGCTTCATCTGCTGATACATACAATCGTCGTTTCCGAACAGTTCCTGTATGGTAGACAGGACACAGTTGTGTACAGTGTGTTCATATGCTTCTGCATTTAGTATTTGCTTAATCCCAGTGAGGGGACAACAACTAACCAAGATAACAAACCCCAACAACGTAACTTCATCTTTTCCGTTAAGTGTTTGCGCTATACATGATAGCAGGTAACTTTCTCCAGATATTCGCAAAATGTAGTCCTTCTATTTCATTGCCACACAGTATAATATGATTCATCACTCAAAAATCACTGTTTCCAGTAATCCACTGCCCAGTAGTGTCGCTCTTTGCACCACGTCAAGCACCGCTTAGCGTTGCCGAAAGAAATATGCGTCTTATAAGGAGCTCCTCTACAGATgcaccccattatttttaacttcaaacacacaattttccAGCTATCTGCACTGCTGGTAGCAATTtgaaactcacaagtgattccttccactgagttCATGGTATTTTGTAGCCGTCCTTGACAGTGCTCCACGGTCGCGGTCCGTCAGAAAACGAGGTCTGATTGGTCTTGATTTACCTGTGGTTGTTCGTTCGCTTTCAGACATAATCACATTACCAACGTCGATTTGGGCAGCTACGAAGGGTTAAAATGACTTTACTTAGATGACCCCAATGACTGCTGTACGTTagaagtcactaagctctcctaAACGACCCATTCTGGTGTTACTGCTCCTCTGCTTGCAACACAATACCCCCCGCCCCAACGTTTATGCTGCCGTGTCACCCTCTCGTGACATAACGACCATTCCAAGTTACAAAgtgtaaactgctgctagaagaaaATTTCCGTTACCCTATCATAGATTCACTGGTAGTGTGTGGTCCTGCGTTGACGTGAGTGAAATAATCATCGGTGTTTTCGTTAGCTCTTTTTCTCTGTAAAAAAGATTATGCTATATCGTTCGCATACGTAAGATGAGAATTTTCTGAACTCCACTGACGTTTGTTCTACGAGTTCACTTTCTGAATTTCcaaatagaggggggggggggggggggcagcttttTGCGTTGTTTCAATTACTACATTATTATGTTCAAGAGACCACGATGGCACGATGGAGGTGAAACAGATGCCAAAGTGAAAGGGATTTTCTTTCAGATCGAACGTAAATAAACAGATCTGATGTATATACAGGTCACCTAGAACCAGGAGACATTTTTTCGCAACTCGCGCACGTGTCAGCACCGAAACGCATGGCGTATGCACAAAGGAGAGCAGGTTTGGGGATTCAAACCGACCCCTGGAGTATTGTGAGTAGGAGTTAGATTTCCCATTAGAGCAGGTGTTAGCGTTGACCTGCGCATGGGATCGGCACGGTGAATGCCTGGTTCCTTTGTGTTCTCACACTTACCGTATGTGGAACAACTCCTAACGCGTTCCTAATGCAAAAGAGGAGGTCGCGTTGTCTGACGACAGTAGCTGATCAGTGGGAATGAGCTCTCCCTACTCATCTACGTTTCCAAAATCCTATCTTCCATGGTACACAAGAGATCGAGCAAGGTCGTTATTTTCCTGGAATTTACTCACTTACATAAATGAAATCACAAGatccacgccgcgcgggattagcagagtggtctaagtcgttgcagtcatggactgcgaggctggtcccggcgaaggttcgagtcctccaaaatggttcaaatggctctgagcactatgcgacttagcttctgagctcatcagtcgcctagaacttagaactaattaaacctaactaacctaaggacatcacacacatccatgcccgaggcaggattcgaacctgcgatcgtagcggtcgctcggttccagactgtagcgcctagaaccgcacggccactgcggccggctcgagtcctccctcgggcattggtgtgtgtgtgtgtgtgtttgtccttaggataatttaggttaagtagtgtgtaagcttagggactgatgaccttagcagttaagtcccataagatttcacacacatttgaacaatttatttttttttttttttaacaaggacCACGGCCTGCTCTGAACACGGAGAAGCTGTTTAAAACAAAGGCAGCAAATATTGTTCTGTCAGGACTGACTGAAGCTACTAAATAAGTTCTTCGTAATATTTTCTATGCTACACAGCCTTTAAGCCGGTcgtagtagccgagcggttgtaggcggtacagtctggagccgcgccaccgctgcggtcgcaggttcgaatcctgcctcgggcatggatgtgtatgatgtccttaggttagttaggttaaagtagttgtaagttctgggggactgatgacctcagacgttaagtcccatactgctcagagccatttgaaccatttgaacagcctgAAAAAAAGGACTGAAACACTCAGAACACATGGTCGAATGTCGATGTAACTTCAGACTTTTACGAGTATACACCATCGTGGGTTATGAAAAcgtttagagttgcaattctctgtgaccgtTCGAATGTGCACCAGCTTGCGATAGTGTTGGTCATAATTAGcgttgttatcaggcctggtagaGTATACAGGCCGTAAAGAGTAAATTTTTCCAACGTACGACAGTGAGCGCATGTGtgcgtactcatgtgagacagcattatgtTTGTCTGACAGACCGTGATGAACGTAAGAAAAATTATGTACTCACCTTATAATTTATTCTAAATGAAAAGCAGTAAATGAGCCAATATACTTTGTCCCAAGACGTCGGTAGCCCAATTTAAAATCGATGTAGGGAACATCAGCCGTATACAGGAAAAGTAGAATAAGAATAAAGTGGTAAATCAAATGGATGTCAATGATATAAAAACTGATATGAGTAGGTGGTAAAAGCTACGTTACACTGGCAAGCTAAAATAAATCTCAAAGCTTATATGATGTACGATAGGTCAAGTTCAGATAAAATACTGCATACAAAATAGTCCGCCATCGAAATAAAAGGGCTGGAGAAAGGAAAACATAATATGCTATATATAAATACGTAAGGCTTTGCACCGTAGCGACAACATGAGGTCCGCAGTGACCGCCTAGACGAACTGAGCTCAACCGGCGCCAGAGCTGATAAGGAAAACGGGCAGATTATGTCCCTTGGACAAACAGGCAGGAGCTTCTGAGCTATATTTAAAGAGAGCCTAAATGGAGCTAACTATAAGTCAGCTTGAAGTAAGCTTCGGCGTGAGGAGGGACATACCATTACaaatttgcaaaataatttaaaaattgctCTTCGGGCAAAGAAGGAACATAATCTCAACATTCTCGAAGAGATCGAAAAATCAAGGTGCAAAAAGCATCTCCCAATTTATAGCCTCATTGGACAGCTAAAGTTGCGTCATTGCAATAGTTTATCAAACTTCTACTGCTTAAACAGAACAACTTACACTGTTTTTTTATTGGCGATTTGTAAAGGAGTTTATTGTTAAAGTTCTATGTAATTccatttttccacgaacaatacgagactggaacagaagggagaaccgatagaggtattcaaggtactctccgcacgcaccgtcaggtggcttgcggagtatggatgtagatgtagatgtagataggtctATTCACTAATTTAAACCATTTTTACACGCGGCTATTTCATAGTCGTTCCTGAAGCGACATTTCTCTACTCCGTTTTTCCGTGCCTAACCTCTACTATTGTTAAGCACTGTGAGATTTCAACAACACTGTTTTTGTATTGGCGATTTATAAagaagcgccggccggggtggccgagcggttctaggcgctacagtctggacgcgcgcgaccgctacggtcgcaggttcgaatcctgcctcgggcatggatgtgtgtgatgtccttaggttagttcggtttaagtagttctaagttctagaggactgatgacctcagaagtcaagttccacagtgctcagagccattttaaccatgttTATAAAGGAGTTTATTGTTAAAGTTATTTTATATTATCCAACTATGCGTGGTTGCCCTcttgttttaaaaacaaaatataatgACAGTTGTATTATAGTTTCTTCCACCTTTAACGTGTAAAGGTTCTTGCAAATATGCTACCTAACTTTCTCTGCCACTGTTTCGAATACTATTCCCCTGTCGCCTTCCTTCGCATAGTTTCGTACGCGCTTGCGTCCGTTTTCCTAACCACCGCCGGTGCCGGTTCATCTCAGTTAGTCTAGGCGGGCGCTGCGAACTTCATGTTGTCACGACGATGTTACGCCTTAGCTATGTCTGTTTAAAATTTTGTGCTTTCCTTTCTCCATCCATTTTATTTCGATGACGGTCTATTATGTGTGCAGCGTTTGATCTAAACTTGACTTATCATACAATCGTACAAGCTCTGCTTTGAGATTTATTTTACCTTGCCAGTACTCACCACCTATATACATCACTTGCTTTATCTCTGGCATCAATTTGGTTCACCACTTTATTCTTATTCTACTTTCCTGTCTCTGAGTGATGTTCCACTCATTCTGCTCTATTTTAAAATGGGCTACCGACGTCTTGCGACAAAGTATCTACTGCTTATCGTTTGCAATAAATTATAAATGTGAGTACATAATTTTTCCTACGTTGTTCCGTGTATAGTACAACTACATTTTAACCGAAACAGCACCTTTATTCGTTTTTACTCTTATTTACATACAACTGGACTCCTGAATCTGTGGCTCTAACGCCGTGAAAGTAGTTGGATCACAAATAAAGATTTATCATGCAGCTGACTGTCTGGTGGGATCGTgcggtatccagatttgtgggcgtTCGGCTGTGGAAGTAGCCCGGTTGAGGGCTCCATGGGAACATGAGGTTAGACACAATCGCCGCCAAGGTTCCGGTCGAGCACGTCGGACTACCACTATGGAGGATCGTCGTATTGCGTACGAGGCACATCCTAATCCCTTCATATCGGCGCTCGACTCCCGAGAACTCCATGTAACATTCCCTGTCAGCCCGTACAGTTGGTCGGAGACTAGGGGTAACCGGACTAAGGCAACACTTTCTCATTCGCACACTGCCATTAACAACACAATACGGACTGTTGCGTGTAGAGTGTTGCCGTGGAGGTGCAGCATGGACTgccgatgaatggttcaaatggctctaagcactatggcacttaacatctgaggtcatcagtccccctagatttacaactactaagctaaggacattacacacatccgtgcccgaggcaggattcgaaccagcgaccgcagcagcagcgcggttccggacaagcgcctagaaccactcggccacagaggccggcactgctgatgaatggcgtcatattgtgttcagcgatgaatcgcggttctgcgatTGAAATCACCCAAATAACGTCACACATCGTCTCAACCCGCGAGGTCTCATTTCTTCTCCTTCTTTGTTTTCTACGTTTGTTGTCAGGTAGTGTATATTCTCTCTTTAGTAATACAAATCCTTCTACCAAGTCCGCCGTAACAATGAATTCCTGGCGTAAAAGTATAGACTTGCACGTAGTTTGAATTACTTCCTTAATTCACATTGAACATTCTCTCTCTAAGACAGAACTCGAAACCTGCTATCTAGTGAGTCGCTACTTTACCGGTCAGTAAAAAGTTAGAAACTTCACATCATAGTTATCAGGTTAGTATGGTCGCAAGGTACTACACGCTTCACTAGTACTCAGTAATTTGATTGCTA of Schistocerca serialis cubense isolate TAMUIC-IGC-003099 chromosome 2, iqSchSeri2.2, whole genome shotgun sequence contains these proteins:
- the LOC126456207 gene encoding uncharacterized protein LOC126456207 — encoded protein: MERRNTHDEATEGDVLTWGDTADSVLKYNIRQLNVWGVWPLPGSALFHAYTVFIFAMGLGGLAQDLTGVCVSWSDLQEVTMALIHILSVCGGFVKLAFFIRRRPMFNVLVRRTDQLVSAQKEFCASDESLRAMFKASHRKAVYITLLAYGYLFLQGGIWLPMPLIAYPGQRKLPFVQVPGADTTSVYLYALLYTLQCLSSMFITFVGVTIDCFFAVVMIHTVVQFRILNARIKALRPDVAASASCRIVVGRQTNFHDNMYNQLCQCIQTHQRLLRFVSFLDSVMNPIVMTQFTFGVMVAGVTLFQATYGEAVSEALYSCGWVEAPARFRRAMRIVMCCAQRPLSLTAGRVYAINRATFISVSTTPLFGRALAVRYKVFSHDSLVLPIPGRLLRIAAFGLARSSYCGSIRYCLLRAELGCCSASAMMPLQTMCPHVSPQGVVQCCLPL